In the genome of Dickeya fangzhongdai, one region contains:
- the nusA gene encoding transcription termination factor NusA — protein MNKEILAVVEAVSNEKAVPREKIFEALETALATATKKKYEQEIDVRVCIDRKTGDFDTFRRWQVVNEVTQPTREITLEAAQFEEPSVELGGYIEDQIESVTFDRITTQTAKQVIVQKVREAERAMVVDQFREQEGEIVTGVVKKVNRDNITLDLGSNAEAVIGREDMLPRENFRPGDRIRGVLYAVRPEARGAQLFVSRSRPEMLIELFRIEVPEIGEEVIEIKAAARDPGSRAKIAVKTNDKRIDPVGACVGMRGARVQAVSSELGGERIDIVLWDDNPAQFVINAMAPADVASIVVDEDKHTMDIAVEAGNLAQAIGRNGQNVRLASQLSGWELNVMTIEDLQAKHQAEAHAAIDIFTKHLDIDEEFATALVEEGFSSLEELAYVPIHELQEIDGLDEETIEALRERAKAALTTLALANEENRGSGQPAEDLLNLSGLSRELAFKLAARGVCTLEDLAEQGVDDLADIEGLDETQAGELIMAARNICWFGGSNE, from the coding sequence ATGAATAAAGAGATTCTGGCTGTTGTTGAAGCGGTTTCCAATGAAAAAGCCGTGCCGCGTGAAAAGATTTTTGAAGCGCTGGAGACTGCACTGGCGACAGCGACCAAGAAAAAATACGAGCAGGAAATTGATGTTCGTGTCTGTATCGATCGCAAAACCGGCGATTTCGATACCTTCCGTCGTTGGCAGGTCGTGAACGAAGTCACCCAGCCGACACGTGAAATCACCCTGGAAGCGGCGCAATTTGAAGAGCCAAGCGTGGAACTGGGTGGCTACATCGAAGATCAGATCGAATCCGTAACTTTCGACCGCATCACCACTCAGACCGCCAAGCAGGTTATCGTGCAGAAAGTGCGTGAAGCCGAGCGCGCCATGGTGGTTGACCAGTTCCGTGAACAGGAAGGCGAGATCGTCACCGGCGTGGTCAAAAAAGTTAACCGCGATAACATCACGCTGGATTTGGGCAGCAATGCTGAAGCTGTGATCGGCCGTGAAGACATGCTGCCGCGTGAGAACTTCCGCCCGGGCGACCGTATTCGCGGCGTCCTGTATGCCGTTCGTCCGGAAGCGCGTGGGGCACAGCTGTTTGTGAGCCGTTCCCGCCCTGAAATGCTGATTGAATTGTTCCGTATCGAAGTGCCGGAAATCGGCGAAGAAGTTATTGAGATCAAAGCTGCAGCCCGTGATCCGGGTTCCCGCGCCAAGATCGCGGTCAAAACCAACGACAAGCGTATTGATCCGGTCGGTGCATGCGTGGGGATGCGCGGCGCGCGCGTTCAGGCGGTATCCAGCGAACTGGGCGGCGAGCGTATCGATATCGTTCTGTGGGACGATAATCCGGCGCAGTTTGTCATTAACGCCATGGCGCCGGCCGATGTGGCGTCCATTGTAGTTGATGAAGACAAACACACTATGGACATCGCGGTTGAAGCCGGCAATCTGGCGCAGGCTATCGGTCGCAACGGTCAGAACGTTCGTCTGGCTTCTCAACTGAGCGGTTGGGAACTGAACGTGATGACGATTGAAGATCTGCAGGCGAAACACCAGGCAGAGGCTCATGCCGCCATCGATATTTTCACCAAGCACCTGGATATTGACGAAGAATTCGCGACGGCGCTGGTTGAAGAAGGCTTCTCTTCGCTGGAAGAACTGGCTTATGTGCCAATCCATGAGCTGCAGGAGATCGATGGTCTGGATGAAGAAACCATCGAAGCTCTGCGCGAACGGGCAAAAGCGGCGCTGACCACGCTGGCTCTGGCGAATGAAGAAAACCGCGGCAGTGGTCAGCCAGCGGAAGATTTGCTCAATTTATCTGGTCTGTCCCGCGAGCTGGCGTTTAAACTGGCCGCGCGCGGTGTTTGCACGCTGGAAGATCTTGCTGAGCAGGGCGTCGACGACCTGGCAGATATTGAAGGGCTTGATGAAACACAAGCCGGCGAGCTGATTATGGCTGCACGTAATATCTGTTGGTTTGGTGGCAGTAACGAATAA